One genomic region from Halorussus rarus encodes:
- a CDS encoding ABC transporter substrate-binding protein, with product MEVRTFPALSDDDEPFVERLGAGLGDRPARVLAYLLLRAERDGVGDEPATLLTVQVGTGLGRNAVTDALSSLEDRGLVTATTVQDETRGRPPQAWEVAYGPASAPGRVYDRHADRLLDRARTAFDVGDESAESAQFSDSDDADRDDDADREFTVGLNWTPNGLHLPLFAAAGRDEYADRGLSVDFAEHRGSSASLAAVASGEADVGVAGAVSLVEARRRGEPVVPLALLFQRAMTVLYAERDRFDGGLESVEQLRGRRVGMPVESEAGLLGRLFLAQSGVLADVELVDIAGEERRALLDGEADAVTGSFSDPRELREDGVRTDSLRVADQFPICGPSLVATEGALRRRRGPLAEFLAATAAGWAAAVSRPYEVSTGSGIIFDDDERRTFERAVGEFGANDAVCEHGWGWQDRETWDRLETALSVADLDADE from the coding sequence ATGGAGGTTCGCACGTTCCCGGCCCTCTCCGACGACGACGAGCCGTTCGTCGAACGCCTCGGTGCGGGGCTCGGCGACCGGCCGGCCCGCGTGCTGGCCTACCTCCTGCTCCGGGCCGAGCGCGACGGCGTCGGCGACGAGCCCGCGACGCTGCTCACCGTGCAGGTCGGCACCGGCCTGGGTCGGAACGCGGTCACCGACGCGCTCTCGTCGCTCGAAGACCGCGGACTCGTGACCGCGACGACCGTGCAGGACGAGACCCGGGGCCGCCCGCCACAGGCCTGGGAGGTGGCGTACGGTCCGGCGTCCGCCCCCGGTCGGGTGTACGACCGCCACGCCGACCGGCTGCTCGACCGGGCGCGGACCGCGTTCGACGTCGGCGACGAGTCCGCCGAAAGTGCTCAATTCAGTGATTCCGACGACGCCGACCGCGACGACGACGCCGACCGGGAGTTCACGGTCGGCCTGAACTGGACGCCCAACGGCCTCCACCTGCCGCTGTTCGCGGCCGCTGGCCGGGACGAGTACGCCGACCGCGGCCTGTCGGTCGACTTCGCCGAGCACCGGGGCTCGTCGGCGTCGCTCGCCGCGGTGGCCTCGGGGGAGGCCGACGTGGGCGTGGCCGGGGCGGTGTCGCTCGTCGAGGCCCGGCGGCGGGGCGAGCCGGTCGTCCCGCTGGCGCTGCTGTTCCAGCGGGCGATGACGGTGCTGTACGCCGAGCGCGACCGGTTCGACGGCGGCCTGGAGAGCGTCGAGCAGCTGCGGGGCCGCCGCGTCGGGATGCCCGTCGAGTCGGAGGCGGGGCTGCTGGGCCGGCTGTTCCTCGCCCAGTCGGGCGTCCTCGCGGACGTGGAGCTCGTGGACATCGCGGGCGAGGAGCGGCGGGCGCTCCTGGACGGCGAGGCCGACGCGGTCACGGGGTCGTTCTCGGACCCGCGGGAGCTCCGGGAGGACGGCGTCCGGACCGACTCGCTCCGGGTCGCCGACCAGTTCCCCATCTGCGGCCCGTCGCTGGTCGCGACCGAGGGGGCGCTCCGTCGGCGACGGGGGCCGCTCGCGGAGTTCCTCGCGGCGACCGCGGCGGGGTGGGCCGCCGCCGTCAGCCGCCCGTACGAGGTGTCGACCGGCAGCGGGATCATCTTCGACGACGACGAGCGCCGGACCTTCGAGCGCGCGGTCGGCGAGTTCGGCGCCAACGATGCGGTCTGCGAGCACGGCTGGGGCTGGCAGGACCGCGAGAC
- a CDS encoding ABC transporter substrate-binding protein has product MTTEVDFQLNWEPNGFQAPYFLARERGFYDEEGLDVRFVEGHGSPFAAEQAGEGRREFALAGGSAVLSVRSQGVEPLAVAAVTQKTPAAVYTFRDAFGAALESPDQLAGCTIAPSATKTRILTAQLLENEGISDDVDLLDVDEHTHHRVQHKLVSGEVDAAVGVVTNGYELQAEHDRTADELRIGDYLDVYGMTIVTNPEFAAENPETVRSFLRATARGWVAATEDPDEAVDVLVERNATLERTRDVERRKFGVAADELQWTDRLRETGWGHHDADRWRTLGETLAETDLLDGEVDPDAAWTNEYLDADADAIGAYAGQASR; this is encoded by the coding sequence ATGACGACCGAGGTCGACTTCCAGCTCAACTGGGAACCCAACGGGTTCCAGGCGCCGTACTTCCTCGCGCGCGAGCGGGGCTTCTACGACGAGGAGGGGCTCGACGTCCGGTTCGTGGAGGGCCACGGCTCGCCGTTCGCCGCCGAGCAGGCCGGGGAGGGTCGACGCGAGTTCGCCCTGGCCGGCGGGAGCGCGGTGCTGTCGGTCCGGAGCCAGGGCGTCGAACCCCTCGCGGTCGCCGCGGTCACTCAGAAGACGCCCGCCGCGGTGTACACCTTCCGGGACGCGTTCGGCGCGGCGCTCGAATCGCCCGACCAGCTCGCCGGCTGCACCATCGCCCCCTCGGCGACCAAGACCCGCATCCTCACGGCACAGCTCCTCGAAAACGAAGGTATCAGTGACGATGTCGACCTGCTGGACGTCGACGAGCACACCCACCACCGGGTCCAGCACAAGCTGGTCAGCGGCGAGGTCGACGCCGCGGTCGGGGTCGTCACCAACGGTTACGAGCTCCAGGCGGAGCACGACCGGACCGCCGACGAGCTGCGCATCGGCGACTACCTCGACGTCTACGGGATGACCATCGTGACGAACCCCGAGTTCGCCGCGGAGAATCCCGAGACCGTCAGGTCGTTCCTCCGGGCGACCGCCCGGGGCTGGGTCGCCGCGACCGAGGACCCCGACGAGGCCGTCGACGTGCTGGTCGAGCGCAACGCCACCCTCGAACGGACCCGCGACGTCGAGCGCCGGAAGTTCGGCGTCGCCGCCGACGAACTCCAGTGGACCGACCGTCTCCGGGAGACCGGCTGGGGCCACCACGACGCCGACCGGTGGCGGACCTTGGGCGAGACCCTCGCGGAGACCGACCTGCTCGACGGCGAAGTGGACCCCGACGCGGCGTGGACGAACGAGTACCTCGACGCGGACGCCGACGCTATCGGGGCGTACGCGGGGCAGGCGAGTCGGTGA
- a CDS encoding ABC transporter substrate-binding protein, translated as MTSIAEKQAALDEQHGDPGDRPVMRARFEHNGSPRYLLYTIKRLGLDRDHGFHLDVELVSDETEDGLETVEAKLQEGDADLIDIDYISTARERAEGAPIVGFHPYGRTVGSLVAAPDSDVAGLDDLRDVDVGVVRRLDKNWILTRAACRKYHDFDPADTATAVEAGSKVELSRLLREGEVDAGLQFWQIVPELTEAGDCREVLPMADLVQRLSGTDDRLPVSTFLTSEAYLDDHPETVGAFRDAYRDAVARLREDDELWAEIGDRLMDTDDERAWRAIRDGWREMVVADWDRETVAGMEQLFDHLRDVAGADALGVERIPDGAFVPEAGR; from the coding sequence ATGACCTCCATCGCCGAGAAGCAGGCCGCGCTCGACGAGCAGCACGGCGACCCCGGCGACCGGCCGGTGATGCGCGCCCGGTTCGAGCACAACGGGAGCCCGCGCTACCTCCTGTACACCATCAAGCGCCTCGGCCTCGACCGCGACCACGGCTTCCACCTCGACGTGGAACTGGTCTCCGACGAGACCGAGGACGGACTGGAGACCGTCGAGGCCAAGCTCCAGGAGGGCGACGCCGACCTCATCGACATCGACTACATTTCGACCGCCCGGGAGCGCGCCGAGGGCGCGCCCATCGTCGGCTTCCACCCTTACGGCCGGACCGTGGGGTCGCTCGTCGCCGCGCCCGACTCGGACGTCGCGGGGCTCGACGACCTCCGCGACGTGGACGTCGGCGTCGTCCGGCGGCTCGACAAGAACTGGATTCTCACCCGGGCGGCCTGTCGCAAGTACCACGACTTCGACCCCGCCGACACCGCCACCGCGGTCGAGGCCGGCTCGAAGGTCGAGCTCTCCCGGCTGCTCCGGGAGGGCGAGGTCGACGCCGGACTCCAGTTCTGGCAGATCGTGCCCGAGCTGACCGAGGCGGGCGACTGCCGGGAAGTGCTGCCGATGGCCGACCTGGTCCAGCGGCTCTCGGGCACCGACGACCGGCTCCCGGTCTCGACGTTCCTCACGAGCGAGGCGTACCTCGACGACCACCCCGAGACGGTCGGCGCGTTCCGGGACGCCTACCGCGACGCGGTCGCCAGGCTCCGCGAGGACGACGAGCTCTGGGCCGAGATCGGCGACCGGCTGATGGACACCGACGACGAGCGGGCCTGGCGGGCCATCCGGGACGGCTGGCGCGAGATGGTCGTCGCCGACTGGGACCGCGAGACCGTCGCCGGGATGGAGCAGCTGTTCGACCACCTCCGCGACGTCGCGGGCGCCGACGCGCTCGGCGTCGAGCGCATCCCCGACGGCGCGTTCGTCCCGGAGGCCGGCCGATGA
- a CDS encoding ABC transporter substrate-binding protein: MSEQTTVRLFHLPFSFMLPQRVASERGYFGDEGLRVELVERDREEVERKYIPAEETLTDDYDVDLYPICKWESLKRTWEMHDGKVVAKGTFADQPYAVFTRPDTDVEEPADLAGVPVGVNRRTGQEYTAIRALEEHVPPEDVTLDHQGMPTDRLRALRDGEVEAATLLEPHSTLAEELGFERVMEFENHMGIVGGEQLTGEALRKFVAGYRRAVEDINENPAEFRDDYLDMLGKDEAVAPDLFEDVDVDAVRDQITVPEYEAPELADYDELREHLDWMKERDLVDADAEIRSIVAPGGRP, encoded by the coding sequence ATGTCCGAACAAACGACCGTTCGGCTCTTTCACCTGCCGTTCTCGTTCATGCTGCCCCAGCGGGTGGCGAGCGAGCGGGGGTACTTCGGGGACGAGGGGTTACGGGTCGAGCTCGTGGAGCGCGACCGGGAGGAGGTCGAGCGCAAGTACATCCCGGCCGAGGAGACGCTGACCGACGACTACGACGTGGACCTGTATCCCATCTGCAAGTGGGAGAGCCTCAAGCGCACCTGGGAGATGCACGACGGGAAGGTGGTGGCCAAGGGGACGTTCGCCGACCAGCCGTACGCCGTGTTCACGCGACCCGACACCGACGTCGAGGAACCGGCGGACCTCGCGGGGGTGCCGGTCGGGGTCAACCGCCGGACCGGCCAGGAGTACACCGCTATCCGGGCGCTGGAGGAGCACGTGCCGCCCGAGGACGTGACCCTCGACCACCAGGGGATGCCCACCGACCGCCTGCGGGCGCTCCGCGACGGCGAGGTCGAGGCCGCGACGCTGCTCGAACCCCACAGCACGCTGGCCGAGGAGCTGGGCTTCGAGCGCGTCATGGAGTTCGAGAACCACATGGGAATCGTGGGCGGCGAGCAGCTGACGGGGGAGGCGCTCCGGAAGTTCGTGGCCGGCTATCGCCGCGCCGTCGAGGACATCAACGAGAACCCCGCCGAGTTCCGGGACGACTACCTCGACATGCTGGGCAAGGACGAGGCGGTCGCGCCCGACCTGTTCGAGGACGTCGACGTGGACGCGGTCCGCGACCAGATCACCGTGCCCGAGTACGAGGCGCCCGAGCTCGCCGACTACGACGAGCTCCGCGAGCACCTCGACTGGATGAAGGAGCGCGACCTGGTCGACGCCGACGCCGAGATCCGGTCCATCGTGGCGCCGGGAGGCCGGCCGTGA
- a CDS encoding cupin domain-containing protein — protein sequence MELVNLTARETEEAVDGVHFTQLAAGENMSIQHFRIDPGATIPEHTHDHEQLGYMTSGELVATVNGEERVFGPDDSYCFLSEEPHACENRRDEPAVGIGVYSPPRREADWKDR from the coding sequence ATGGAACTGGTGAACCTGACCGCCCGAGAGACCGAGGAGGCCGTCGACGGCGTGCACTTCACCCAGCTGGCCGCGGGGGAGAACATGAGCATCCAGCACTTCCGCATCGACCCGGGGGCGACCATCCCGGAGCACACCCACGACCACGAGCAGCTGGGGTACATGACCAGCGGGGAGCTGGTGGCGACGGTGAACGGCGAGGAGCGGGTCTTCGGCCCGGACGACTCCTACTGCTTCCTGAGCGAGGAGCCCCACGCCTGCGAGAACCGGCGCGACGAGCCCGCGGTGGGCATCGGCGTCTACAGCCCGCCGCGCCGCGAGGCCGACTGGAAGGACCGATGA
- a CDS encoding VOC family protein — MRGVDHINVDVDDLAACLAFYRDALDLDLVRPPEDFQGAHAMFEAGDTVVTLAETGRAEGWDDRGLDHPLDKAHVAFETERGQYEAVMDDLDDQFPKQGPYDWGEFEGFYFLDPDGNLLEVVTYEPPEGSRDRPLLTHDDVE, encoded by the coding sequence ATGCGGGGCGTAGACCACATCAACGTCGACGTCGACGACCTGGCGGCATGCCTCGCGTTCTACCGGGACGCGCTCGACCTCGACCTCGTCCGACCGCCCGAGGACTTCCAGGGCGCCCACGCCATGTTCGAGGCCGGCGACACGGTGGTGACGCTAGCCGAGACCGGCCGGGCCGAGGGGTGGGACGACCGCGGGCTGGACCACCCGCTCGACAAGGCCCACGTCGCGTTCGAGACCGAACGCGGGCAGTACGAGGCGGTGATGGACGACCTCGACGACCAGTTCCCGAAGCAGGGCCCCTACGACTGGGGCGAGTTCGAGGGGTTCTACTTCCTCGACCCGGACGGGAACCTCCTGGAGGTCGTCACCTACGAGCCGCCCGAGGGAAGTCGGGACCGCCCGCTGCTGACCCACGACGACGTGGAGTGA
- a CDS encoding DNA double-strand break repair nuclease NurA, whose protein sequence is MTLDPVHFDGIAGLADRIDYDADDEDHRDSAETVWEHFLDPLRDGDGDKVLEPVDELARRRVDAEEIALEDEPFGTTHGLDAGTLNPRPFKNGLVLDVAHAAMSAAPSDLDLHDSRTVVKALHSNDTSKKFGTEWEAYDGGSRRKIVHTHLPENQYEEDVVHALALYLAESTHALEHADRVSEFLLLDGPIYPKGLLRWYYRSSVLTDLFEESPHVKQILDNYVDLVEAFADRGVPLAGFVKNVSSKAVVRTLKRETDFGPVPWAHDAGLFAQILERRELVDGEFERLTDELTLTNWFASTGGMDEFFSKSDNPHLDRELDPEDYQVTFCVVYDPRRDLIFKVEAPRAVTADRETRERIERQVLSEVAVQRGPPQAVAKADDLAAIDRGSAGSLVRAFERSLDTDLDENYNAVRWGRDY, encoded by the coding sequence ATGACGCTGGACCCGGTGCACTTCGACGGCATCGCGGGGTTGGCCGACCGCATCGACTACGACGCCGACGACGAGGACCACCGGGACTCGGCCGAGACCGTCTGGGAGCACTTCCTCGACCCGCTCCGGGACGGCGACGGCGACAAAGTCCTCGAACCGGTCGACGAACTGGCCCGCCGTCGGGTCGACGCCGAGGAGATCGCGCTCGAGGACGAGCCGTTCGGGACGACCCACGGCCTCGACGCCGGGACGCTCAACCCCAGGCCGTTCAAGAACGGGCTGGTGCTCGACGTGGCCCACGCCGCGATGAGCGCCGCGCCGTCGGACCTCGACCTCCACGACAGCCGGACCGTGGTGAAGGCGCTCCACTCGAACGACACCTCGAAGAAGTTCGGCACCGAATGGGAGGCCTACGACGGCGGGAGCCGGCGGAAGATCGTCCACACCCACCTCCCCGAGAACCAGTACGAGGAGGACGTGGTCCACGCGCTCGCGCTCTACCTGGCCGAGAGCACCCACGCGCTCGAGCACGCCGACCGCGTCTCGGAGTTCCTGCTGCTCGACGGCCCCATCTACCCGAAGGGACTGCTCCGGTGGTACTACCGGAGCTCGGTGCTGACCGACCTGTTCGAGGAGTCGCCCCACGTCAAGCAGATCCTCGACAACTACGTCGACCTGGTCGAGGCGTTCGCCGACCGCGGGGTCCCGCTCGCCGGGTTCGTCAAGAACGTCTCCTCGAAGGCGGTCGTCCGGACGCTCAAGCGCGAGACCGACTTCGGGCCGGTGCCGTGGGCCCACGACGCGGGCCTGTTCGCCCAGATTCTGGAGCGCCGCGAACTCGTCGACGGCGAGTTCGAGCGCCTGACCGACGAACTCACGCTCACCAACTGGTTCGCCTCGACCGGCGGGATGGACGAGTTCTTCAGCAAGTCCGACAACCCGCACCTCGACCGCGAGCTCGACCCCGAGGACTACCAGGTCACGTTCTGCGTGGTGTACGACCCCCGCCGGGACCTGATATTCAAGGTCGAGGCCCCGCGGGCGGTCACGGCGGACCGCGAGACCCGCGAGCGCATCGAGCGCCAGGTCCTGAGCGAGGTCGCGGTCCAGCGCGGCCCGCCGCAGGCGGTCGCGAAGGCCGACGACCTCGCCGCAATCGACCGCGGGAGCGCCGGGTCGCTGGTCCGGGCGTTCGAGCGCTCGCTCGACACCGACCTCGACGAGAACTACAACGCGGTCCGGTGGGGCCGGGACTACTGA
- a CDS encoding Lrp/AsnC ligand binding domain-containing protein: MVRAYVAIITGAGASADAAAAIRDVPGVSSARVVSGDYDVIAEIEGETVRDLQKTVTGGIHGIEGVGTTRTYVHLD, encoded by the coding sequence ATGGTTCGTGCCTACGTCGCGATAATCACGGGCGCGGGTGCCTCGGCGGACGCCGCCGCCGCCATCCGCGACGTACCGGGGGTGTCGTCGGCCCGCGTGGTCTCGGGGGACTACGACGTCATCGCGGAGATCGAGGGCGAGACGGTCCGGGACCTCCAGAAGACGGTCACCGGCGGTATCCACGGGATCGAGGGCGTCGGGACGACCCGGACGTACGTCCACCTGGACTAG
- a CDS encoding helix-turn-helix domain-containing protein, protein MSLVVEFSVPTDEFALGHALDAAPGVQVEVDRLATHSREWVMPFVWATGGDLDAFEGALADDETVANAETLDRLGETALYMIEWNESVERLVDAMVDEHATVQDAVADDEWFLKVRFVDDDKLSSFRDTFESNFELVRKRRTNEPRRADFGLTPEQREALVVASELGYFAVPREATVEDIADRLDISTNSVSQRLRRAHDALVRNTLLVDGSRRG, encoded by the coding sequence ATGAGCCTCGTCGTGGAGTTCTCGGTTCCGACCGACGAGTTCGCGCTCGGGCACGCGCTCGACGCGGCGCCGGGGGTGCAGGTCGAGGTCGACCGCCTCGCCACCCACAGCAGGGAGTGGGTGATGCCGTTCGTCTGGGCGACGGGCGGCGACCTCGACGCGTTCGAGGGCGCGCTGGCGGACGACGAGACGGTCGCGAACGCCGAGACGCTCGACCGCCTCGGCGAGACCGCGCTCTACATGATCGAGTGGAACGAGTCGGTCGAGCGACTCGTCGACGCGATGGTCGACGAGCACGCCACCGTGCAGGACGCCGTCGCCGACGACGAGTGGTTCCTCAAGGTCCGGTTCGTCGACGACGACAAGCTCTCGTCGTTCCGCGACACCTTCGAGTCGAACTTCGAACTGGTCCGGAAGCGCCGGACGAACGAGCCCAGACGCGCCGATTTCGGCCTGACGCCCGAGCAGCGCGAGGCGCTGGTGGTCGCGTCGGAGCTGGGCTACTTCGCGGTGCCCCGCGAGGCCACCGTCGAGGACATCGCCGACCGGCTCGACATCTCGACGAACTCGGTCTCCCAGCGCCTCCGCCGGGCCCACGACGCGCTCGTCCGCAACACCCTGCTCGTCGACGGCAGCCGACGGGGATGA
- a CDS encoding helix-turn-helix domain-containing protein produces MGVATAFEIEVPASALALGETFERAPGATVRLERTVGQAGDTAVPFAWISGLDFDRLPDLLAADPSVAGARRLGADDDAELFEIEFDAGICRFAEAVFARDGAVLRASATGGVWTLQLRFADHDDVSEVFDEEFRREFDATITRLHRTSDAPAVGTGVTDKQRDALETAFRGGYYDVPRDIDLEGVGERLGISRQAVSERLRRGHELLVAGFLGKRDE; encoded by the coding sequence ATGGGGGTAGCCACCGCCTTCGAGATCGAGGTGCCCGCGTCGGCGCTCGCGCTCGGGGAGACCTTCGAGCGCGCGCCCGGCGCGACGGTCAGGCTCGAGCGCACGGTCGGTCAGGCCGGCGACACGGCCGTGCCGTTCGCGTGGATCTCCGGCCTCGACTTCGACCGGCTCCCCGACCTGCTCGCGGCCGACCCGTCGGTCGCCGGGGCCAGACGGCTCGGCGCCGACGACGACGCCGAACTGTTCGAGATCGAGTTCGACGCCGGCATCTGTCGGTTCGCCGAGGCCGTCTTCGCCCGCGACGGGGCGGTGCTCCGGGCGTCCGCGACCGGCGGCGTCTGGACGCTCCAGCTCCGGTTCGCCGACCACGACGACGTGAGCGAGGTGTTCGACGAGGAGTTCCGCCGGGAGTTCGACGCGACCATCACCCGGCTCCACCGGACCAGCGACGCGCCCGCGGTCGGGACCGGCGTGACCGACAAGCAGCGCGACGCGCTGGAGACCGCCTTCCGGGGAGGGTACTACGACGTGCCCCGAGACATCGACCTCGAGGGCGTCGGCGAGCGGCTCGGCATCTCCCGGCAGGCGGTCTCCGAGCGGCTCCGCCGCGGCCACGAGCTGCTGGTCGCGGGCTTCCTCGGGAAGCGCGACGAGTGA
- a CDS encoding DUF1059 domain-containing protein — protein sequence MPYEFECFQSGCNFMVRADTEDEIVRLVEKHAADEHDLDIEDDAIRDEIEST from the coding sequence ATGCCATACGAATTTGAATGCTTCCAGAGCGGCTGCAACTTCATGGTGCGGGCCGACACCGAGGACGAGATCGTACGGCTCGTCGAGAAGCACGCCGCCGATGAGCACGACCTCGACATCGAGGACGACGCCATCAGGGACGAGATAGAGTCAACGTAG
- a CDS encoding helix-turn-helix transcriptional regulator gives MGDCPLVSLVKRVELLDALREEPRTAGDLERDLDASRSTVHRATERLADEGVLRKEGKAFELTRSGRLVADEVVRFRDRTETACELRPFLDAADLRDVDLPLAALADAAVVSPDERHPHRVEAAIRDRIRSSRSLRLLSGVVSPFYLREIHDAVLDGAAVEAVFDPQAVEVLFEEYGGLSRNAASEGDVSIEIHEDCPFELFVFEDAVGLAAHDGRGFPQQFVVSESPAVRDWAERLFERYENDSEYATLF, from the coding sequence ATGGGCGACTGTCCGCTGGTCTCGCTCGTCAAGCGCGTCGAACTGCTCGACGCGCTCCGGGAGGAGCCGCGCACGGCCGGCGACCTCGAGCGCGACCTCGACGCCTCGCGGTCGACCGTCCACCGCGCGACCGAACGGCTCGCCGACGAGGGCGTCCTCCGGAAGGAGGGTAAGGCGTTCGAGCTCACCCGGTCGGGCCGGCTCGTCGCAGACGAGGTCGTCCGGTTCCGCGACCGGACCGAGACCGCCTGCGAACTCCGACCCTTCCTGGACGCCGCGGACCTGCGCGACGTCGACCTGCCGCTGGCCGCGCTCGCCGACGCCGCCGTCGTCAGCCCGGACGAGCGCCACCCCCACAGGGTGGAGGCGGCCATCCGCGACCGCATCCGGTCGAGCCGGTCGCTCCGGCTGCTTTCGGGGGTGGTCTCGCCGTTCTACCTCCGGGAGATCCACGACGCCGTGCTCGACGGCGCCGCCGTCGAGGCGGTCTTCGACCCGCAGGCCGTGGAGGTCCTCTTCGAGGAGTACGGCGGGCTGTCCCGGAACGCCGCCAGCGAGGGCGACGTCTCCATCGAGATCCACGAGGACTGCCCGTTCGAGCTGTTCGTCTTCGAGGACGCGGTCGGACTGGCCGCCCACGACGGCCGGGGGTTCCCCCAGCAGTTCGTGGTGTCGGAGTCGCCCGCGGTCCGCGACTGGGCCGAGCGGCTCTTCGAGCGGTACGAGAACGACTCTGAGTACGCGACCCTCTTCTGA
- a CDS encoding HalOD1 output domain-containing protein has translation MTVGFGGYDRSEPTYDPETDSYRLDYDPEADRDVVTLAVLAVADVLDADPTDIRPLAESVDPDDLARAIRLRDDGEASLGNVTFPLGDCRVTVTKDAVIRIEKLAETA, from the coding sequence GTGACGGTCGGGTTCGGCGGCTACGACCGGTCGGAGCCGACGTACGACCCCGAGACCGACAGCTACCGGCTCGACTACGACCCCGAGGCCGACCGGGACGTGGTGACGCTCGCGGTCCTCGCCGTCGCGGACGTCCTCGACGCGGACCCGACCGACATCCGCCCGCTGGCCGAGTCCGTCGACCCCGACGACCTCGCCCGCGCGATCCGACTCCGGGACGACGGCGAGGCGTCGCTCGGAAACGTGACGTTCCCCCTCGGCGACTGCCGGGTGACGGTGACGAAAGACGCGGTTATCCGAATCGAGAAGTTAGCCGAGACGGCCTGA
- a CDS encoding DUF7344 domain-containing protein, whose translation MQAIVTADRQRGLSDATVRCDGGADRPGLDDLLGLLGDRHRRQVLYELRDADDVVSIDDLSRRVAAREADCAPEAVPEEMREHFAARLHHRDLPKLADLHLVEFDPRSGDVVPGEGFDRLRSYLELAEREEAKEEDRKD comes from the coding sequence GTGCAAGCAATCGTGACCGCCGACCGCCAGCGCGGACTGTCGGACGCGACGGTCCGGTGCGACGGAGGGGCCGACCGGCCCGGGCTCGACGACCTGCTCGGACTGCTGGGGGACCGCCACCGCCGGCAGGTCCTCTACGAGCTGCGAGACGCGGACGACGTGGTCTCGATCGACGACCTGTCGCGCCGCGTCGCCGCGCGGGAGGCCGACTGCGCGCCCGAGGCGGTCCCCGAGGAGATGCGCGAGCACTTCGCCGCGCGGCTCCACCACCGCGACCTGCCGAAGCTCGCCGACCTCCACCTGGTCGAGTTCGACCCCCGGAGCGGCGACGTCGTCCCCGGCGAGGGGTTCGACCGGCTCCGGAGCTACCTCGAACTCGCCGAGCGCGAGGAGGCGAAGGAAGAGGACCGGAAGGACTGA
- a CDS encoding TrmB family transcriptional regulator codes for MASLRDLGLSEYEARAYRALLNAGPTTAKELSRASDVPMGRIYDVLSSLETHNLARSQSASRPKKYVAVEPDTALNRLLDDKLEELEEQAEQYEDIVDDLTDELDAAEPVEEGFWTAAVGPEESVDLLVERLDAADDRIVMVAGDSSAQFDIGDVGDLVARHLESALDRGVSISLLMTPEVVETLPPSVGERYIDTMADHPEFAVRTTGGLDGAFNLIDDVEVCIEVANPLSPGEAFAMIDMKDPEFAADVREAFAPEWEEADPLSFGGT; via the coding sequence ATGGCGAGTCTACGAGACCTCGGCCTCTCGGAGTACGAGGCCCGGGCCTACAGGGCGCTGCTGAACGCTGGGCCGACGACCGCCAAGGAGCTGTCCCGCGCCAGCGACGTGCCGATGGGCCGCATCTACGACGTGCTGAGCAGCCTCGAGACCCACAACCTCGCGCGCTCCCAGAGCGCGAGCCGACCCAAGAAGTACGTCGCGGTCGAGCCCGACACCGCGCTCAACCGCCTGCTCGACGACAAGCTCGAGGAGCTCGAGGAGCAGGCCGAGCAGTACGAGGACATCGTCGACGACCTCACCGACGAACTCGACGCGGCCGAGCCGGTCGAGGAGGGGTTCTGGACCGCCGCGGTCGGCCCCGAGGAGTCGGTCGACCTGCTGGTCGAGCGGCTCGACGCCGCCGACGACCGCATCGTGATGGTCGCGGGCGACTCCTCGGCCCAGTTCGACATCGGCGACGTGGGCGACCTGGTGGCCCGCCACCTCGAATCCGCCCTCGACCGGGGCGTGAGCATCTCGCTGCTCATGACGCCCGAGGTCGTCGAGACCCTGCCGCCGAGCGTGGGCGAGCGCTACATCGACACGATGGCCGACCACCCGGAGTTCGCGGTCCGGACCACCGGGGGCCTCGACGGGGCGTTCAACCTCATCGACGACGTGGAGGTGTGCATCGAGGTGGCCAACCCCCTGAGCCCGGGCGAGGCGTTCGCGATGATCGACATGAAGGACCCCGAGTTCGCGGCCGACGTCCGCGAGGCGTTCGCGCCCGAGTGGGAGGAGGCCGACCCGCTCTCGTTCGGCGGGACGTGA